From the genome of Paraburkholderia flava, one region includes:
- a CDS encoding CPBP family intramembrane glutamic endopeptidase, with translation MDHQPTRSLTLWLEFLALYAGIPLVILAFRQRLLMLAVLWLGSLAIHRFLKARHNIAHPEEWNWAGFLAGARGVVIRFAILASLVTIAVWYFKPAVFLSFPRERPLFWLLVMVLYPVLSVWPQELIYRSFLFHRYRPIFGDQRGYIAASALAFGGVHFMFLNWIAPAMTVVGGALFAVSYRRHQSLALSCFEHALYGCLVFTVGLGSYFFTGAAWHH, from the coding sequence ATGGACCACCAGCCCACTCGCTCCCTCACCCTCTGGCTCGAATTCCTCGCCCTCTACGCCGGCATCCCACTAGTCATCCTCGCCTTCCGCCAGCGTCTGCTGATGCTGGCCGTCCTGTGGCTAGGTTCGCTGGCAATCCATCGCTTCCTCAAAGCTCGCCACAACATCGCGCACCCGGAAGAATGGAACTGGGCCGGCTTCCTAGCCGGCGCAAGAGGCGTCGTCATCCGCTTCGCGATCCTGGCCTCGCTGGTCACGATAGCGGTCTGGTACTTCAAGCCCGCCGTATTCCTTTCCTTCCCCCGCGAACGCCCGCTCTTCTGGTTGCTCGTGATGGTGCTCTACCCGGTCCTGTCCGTATGGCCGCAGGAACTGATCTATCGCAGCTTCCTGTTCCATCGCTACCGCCCGATCTTCGGCGACCAACGCGGCTACATCGCCGCGTCGGCGCTCGCGTTCGGCGGCGTTCACTTCATGTTCCTCAACTGGATCGCGCCGGCGATGACCGTCGTCGGCGGTGCGCTGTTCGCGGTCAGCTACCGCCGGCACCAGTCGCTCGCGCTGAGCTGCTTCGAACACGCGCTATACGGTTGCCTCGTCTTCACCGTCGGGCTCGGCAGCTATTTCTTCACCGGCGCAGCGTGGCACCATTGA
- a CDS encoding DeoR/GlpR family DNA-binding transcription regulator gives MDQKTRTEKIFEKVKADKLVKLSELSSEFGVSMPTIRKDIDELQRLGRVERVHGNVRLKSALSSSGGGTALVAGVLPTSEEKALIGRKAASLIANGDAVILDCGATTTELAQNLLERQNLRIVTNALNIAILLGAEPTNRVMLTGGLFKPETIAVSGEKASTFFEGMFVDKLFLAAGGVSMESGISYPDFIDLHVKRAMIDAAKTVYLLADSKKFGRREFATFGAMDRVDYLITDSGLAKEFVEWVEGLGVKIIFA, from the coding sequence ATGGATCAAAAGACCAGAACAGAAAAGATCTTCGAAAAGGTAAAGGCTGACAAGCTGGTGAAGCTCTCGGAGCTTTCCAGCGAATTCGGCGTGTCGATGCCAACCATTCGAAAGGACATCGATGAATTGCAGCGGCTCGGACGCGTCGAACGCGTGCATGGCAACGTGCGTTTGAAGTCTGCGCTGTCCTCGTCGGGTGGCGGCACGGCACTCGTGGCCGGCGTGCTGCCGACGAGCGAAGAGAAAGCGTTGATCGGCCGCAAGGCGGCGAGCCTGATCGCCAACGGCGACGCGGTCATTCTCGACTGCGGCGCGACCACCACCGAACTCGCGCAGAACCTGCTCGAACGGCAAAACCTGCGCATCGTCACCAACGCGCTGAACATCGCGATCCTGCTTGGGGCGGAGCCTACCAATCGTGTGATGCTGACCGGTGGGCTTTTCAAGCCTGAGACGATTGCCGTGTCCGGTGAGAAGGCTTCGACGTTTTTTGAGGGGATGTTCGTCGACAAGCTTTTTCTGGCGGCGGGCGGGGTGTCGATGGAATCGGGTATCTCGTATCCCGACTTCATCGATCTGCACGTCAAGCGGGCGATGATCGATGCTGCCAAGACTGTCTATCTGCTGGCTGATTCGAAGAAATTTGGCAGGCGGGAGTTTGCTACGTTTGGGGCGATGGATCGGGTGGATTATCTGATTACTGATTCCGGGCTTGCGAAGGAGTTTGTGGAGTGGGTTGAGGGGTTGGGGGTCAAGATTATTTTTGCTTGA
- a CDS encoding methyl-accepting chemotaxis protein, translating to MLASIRARILATCVAIVVTALAITGGLLYVVVKHHNDQTIDENLQSTLTGHALAIDEWIAGRGRETQALADTITVGEGDPLPALQLLRKSGGFEIMTLGLPDKTAFSNVPLAPGYDPTARPWYKQAVEAGHLVVTALYRDASSGKPAFAFAAPIVRDGNAKGVIAASLFMESVSGIVTSVHPTPASFAFLVDKTGRVIAGAKTDLIMKPATDMSAGLTPDVLQSLQSASAPVAMNIDGATKLLRAKAIDGTDWSLVLALDKADVTAGMRAVATTTLIAIVVVALIAAALVGALTSAAFKRILLVRDALNDVASGSGDLTKRLPAEGTDEAAQIAHAFNLFAGKLSTILLQIREFSQSVSLASSEIAQGNQDLSSRTEHAASSLQETAAALEEIAGTARNSADAATQASQLASSASGVAVRGGEVVSEVVSTMNDITAASAKIADIIGVIDGIAFQTNILALNAAVEAARASEHGRGFAVVAAEVRALAQRSAQAAREIKELIHSSVEKIEAGSGLVQTAGITMDEIVSGVRNIAGVINEINVAASEQSTGLGQVNQALSHLDHTTQQNAALVEQSAAAAAMLREQAAKLSETIGEFKLAVA from the coding sequence ATGCTTGCATCGATCCGCGCAAGGATTCTCGCCACCTGCGTTGCCATCGTCGTCACCGCGCTCGCCATCACTGGCGGCCTCCTCTACGTCGTCGTCAAGCACCACAACGATCAGACGATCGATGAAAACCTGCAATCGACCCTGACCGGTCACGCACTGGCTATCGACGAATGGATCGCGGGACGTGGCCGGGAGACCCAGGCGCTGGCCGATACGATCACTGTCGGCGAAGGCGATCCGCTGCCCGCGCTGCAGCTGCTGCGCAAGTCCGGCGGCTTCGAAATCATGACGCTCGGCCTGCCCGACAAGACTGCGTTTTCCAATGTGCCGCTCGCGCCCGGCTACGATCCGACGGCGCGGCCCTGGTACAAGCAGGCCGTCGAAGCCGGCCATCTGGTCGTCACCGCGCTGTACCGCGATGCATCGTCGGGCAAACCGGCGTTCGCATTTGCTGCGCCGATCGTTCGCGATGGCAATGCGAAAGGCGTGATCGCGGCCAGCCTCTTCATGGAAAGCGTGAGCGGGATCGTGACATCGGTACACCCGACGCCGGCAAGCTTCGCATTCCTCGTCGACAAAACCGGCCGTGTCATCGCCGGCGCCAAAACCGATCTGATCATGAAGCCGGCCACCGACATGTCGGCAGGACTGACGCCGGACGTGCTGCAGTCGCTGCAATCGGCGTCCGCGCCGGTGGCGATGAACATCGACGGCGCCACGAAGCTGCTGCGTGCCAAGGCAATCGACGGTACCGACTGGAGCCTTGTGCTCGCGCTCGACAAGGCCGACGTGACCGCCGGCATGCGCGCGGTCGCCACGACGACACTGATCGCGATCGTCGTGGTCGCGCTGATCGCCGCAGCGCTCGTCGGCGCGCTGACCAGTGCCGCATTCAAGCGCATCCTGCTCGTGCGTGATGCGCTCAACGACGTGGCGAGCGGCAGCGGCGACCTGACCAAACGCCTGCCCGCCGAAGGTACGGACGAAGCCGCGCAGATCGCCCACGCGTTCAACCTGTTCGCCGGCAAACTGAGCACCATCCTGCTGCAGATCCGCGAGTTCAGCCAATCGGTCAGCCTCGCCAGCTCGGAGATCGCCCAGGGCAATCAGGATCTGTCGAGCCGCACCGAACACGCCGCATCGAGCCTTCAGGAGACCGCCGCCGCACTCGAGGAAATCGCCGGCACCGCGCGCAACTCCGCGGATGCGGCGACGCAGGCAAGCCAGCTCGCGTCGTCCGCGTCGGGTGTCGCAGTGCGCGGCGGCGAGGTGGTCAGCGAAGTCGTCTCGACGATGAACGACATCACGGCCGCGTCGGCGAAGATCGCGGATATTATTGGCGTGATCGACGGCATCGCGTTCCAGACGAATATTCTCGCGCTCAATGCGGCTGTCGAAGCAGCACGCGCAAGCGAACACGGCCGCGGCTTCGCGGTCGTGGCGGCCGAAGTGCGTGCGCTCGCGCAGCGAAGCGCGCAGGCCGCGCGGGAAATCAAGGAACTCATCCACTCGTCGGTCGAAAAGATAGAGGCGGGTTCGGGACTCGTGCAGACTGCCGGCATAACGATGGATGAAATCGTCTCGGGCGTGCGCAACATTGCCGGCGTAATCAACGAAATCAACGTTGCCGCGAGCGAACAGAGCACCGGTCTTGGGCAGGTGAACCAGGCGCTTTCGCACCTCGATCACACGACGCAGCAGAACGCCGCGCTGGTCGAGCAATCGGCCGCCGCCGCGGCGATGCTGCGCGAGCAGGCCGCGAAACTTTCGGAGACAATCGGCGAGTTCAAGCTCGCAGTTGCCTGA
- a CDS encoding D-ribose ABC transporter substrate-binding protein has translation MWKKLAVTAAVAASLVTALQPVDAQAAGKGTIAILVNALDNPYYAAEAKGADTEAKKLGYDTIVLSHGEDVNKQNELVNLVIGKGVKGIILDNADSNSSVATVRTAQQKKVPVVLINREIPKDGIAIAQLSHNNLEAGSEVAQRFVEAIGEKGEYVELTCNLADKNCVTRSQAFHQVLDQYPDLKMVARQDAKGALLPGKQAMDSILQEHPHIKGVICGNGPVALGAIASLESANRKDVIVMGIDGSNDERDSILAGKLKATVMLQAQGIAIHGVDLLDKYIRTGKTGEPERQLFRGILITKDNASKVNDFYYTK, from the coding sequence ATGTGGAAGAAGCTTGCAGTCACGGCAGCGGTCGCTGCATCTTTGGTAACTGCGTTGCAGCCCGTCGATGCACAGGCCGCCGGTAAAGGCACCATCGCGATCCTCGTGAACGCGCTCGACAATCCGTACTACGCGGCCGAAGCGAAGGGCGCGGACACGGAAGCGAAGAAGCTCGGTTACGACACGATCGTGCTGTCGCACGGCGAGGACGTGAACAAGCAGAACGAACTCGTGAATCTCGTGATCGGCAAGGGCGTGAAGGGCATCATTCTCGACAACGCCGATTCGAACAGCAGCGTCGCGACTGTGCGCACCGCGCAGCAGAAGAAGGTGCCGGTGGTGCTGATCAATCGCGAGATTCCGAAGGACGGCATCGCGATCGCGCAGTTGAGCCACAACAATCTCGAAGCGGGCAGCGAAGTCGCGCAGCGCTTCGTCGAGGCGATCGGCGAGAAAGGCGAATACGTCGAGTTGACCTGCAATCTCGCGGACAAGAACTGCGTGACGCGCTCGCAGGCGTTCCATCAGGTGCTCGATCAATACCCGGATCTGAAGATGGTCGCGCGTCAGGATGCGAAGGGCGCGCTGCTGCCGGGCAAGCAGGCAATGGACTCGATCCTGCAGGAGCATCCGCATATCAAGGGTGTGATTTGCGGCAACGGCCCCGTCGCGCTCGGCGCGATCGCGTCGCTGGAATCGGCGAACCGGAAGGACGTGATCGTGATGGGCATCGACGGCAGCAACGACGAACGCGACTCGATTCTCGCCGGCAAGCTGAAGGCGACAGTGATGCTGCAGGCACAAGGCATCGCGATTCACGGCGTCGATCTGCTCGACAAGTACATTCGGACGGGCAAGACCGGCGAGCCGGAGCGTCAGCTGTTCCGTGGGATTCTGATCACGAAGGACAATGCTTCGAAGGTCAACGACTTCTACTATACGAAGTAA
- a CDS encoding transketolase encodes MENPYRQSGEALHRRAQEIRKKICVMNAAAKSGHTGGDMSEADILAALYFHVLRYRVDGNRSVAWHDEFILSKGHAVGGLYSCFAELGWLDDSELKSYLQDDSRLPGHPVRQKLPGWVTVNTGGLGHGMPIAAGLAMAKQRHAAQTEGSTGRVFVLTGDGELEEGSNWEAAMAAAHFELDNLVVIVDRNRLQLADFTHNIMDLDPLDEKFRAFGFEVHDVNGNQVDAIWKLMESLDHTNRKPKVVIAHTIKGRGVSFMENVPAWHHKYPDEAQLVQALQELDHA; translated from the coding sequence ATGGAAAACCCCTACAGGCAATCCGGCGAGGCGCTGCATCGGCGCGCGCAGGAGATCCGCAAGAAGATCTGCGTCATGAATGCCGCCGCGAAGAGCGGTCACACGGGCGGCGACATGTCGGAGGCGGACATTCTCGCCGCGCTGTATTTCCACGTGCTGCGCTATCGCGTCGACGGCAATCGTTCGGTTGCGTGGCACGACGAATTCATTCTTAGCAAAGGGCACGCCGTCGGTGGTCTCTACTCCTGTTTTGCTGAACTCGGCTGGCTCGACGACAGCGAACTGAAGTCCTATCTGCAGGACGATTCGCGTCTGCCGGGCCACCCGGTAAGGCAGAAGCTGCCGGGCTGGGTCACGGTCAACACCGGTGGTCTCGGTCACGGGATGCCGATCGCCGCCGGTCTCGCGATGGCAAAGCAACGTCACGCTGCGCAGACCGAAGGCTCGACGGGCCGCGTGTTCGTGCTGACCGGCGACGGCGAACTCGAGGAAGGCTCGAACTGGGAAGCCGCGATGGCAGCCGCGCATTTCGAGCTCGATAACCTCGTTGTGATCGTCGATCGCAACCGTCTGCAACTCGCCGACTTCACGCACAACATCATGGATCTCGACCCGCTCGACGAGAAATTCCGCGCTTTCGGTTTCGAGGTTCACGACGTCAACGGAAATCAGGTCGACGCGATTTGGAAACTAATGGAAAGTCTCGACCACACCAACCGGAAGCCGAAAGTAGTCATCGCGCATACGATCAAGGGTCGCGGCGTGTCGTTCATGGAGAACGTGCCGGCCTGGCATCACAAGTATCCGGACGAAGCGCAGCTCGTTCAGGCGTTGCAGGAGCTCGACCATGCGTAA
- a CDS encoding ABC transporter substrate-binding protein, whose amino-acid sequence MPRAAGPLIRTLCCAATLVAAQGASADTITLMTGGVAKLVYLPVLLAGQLGYFRREGLDVRVVAAPAGIDTSTELVAGAIQGAVGFYDHTIELQSHGLDVQSVVLLGRSAGLIELARRDGNMKSMADAKGRRLGVTGFGSSTYFLTRYLVERAGVSPGAYTIVPLASEAAFEQAIVDGKVDAGMIEEPTATRMLMRGEARPLADMRSVEDSRAQLGGTYAGPCLYMQRRWVDTHPGETARLVHAVVDALRFIQSHSEAEIAAAVPASIRGDDVATYQQALTIAKPAYAPAGAMPADAPSTVLAILSRVDPDVSERHVDLARTYTNRFVEAASAGTADAPAAGSR is encoded by the coding sequence ATGCCGCGTGCCGCCGGCCCGCTGATCCGTACCCTGTGCTGTGCCGCGACACTCGTCGCCGCGCAGGGCGCGAGCGCGGACACGATCACGCTGATGACAGGCGGCGTCGCGAAGCTGGTCTATCTGCCGGTGCTGCTCGCCGGTCAACTCGGCTATTTCCGCCGCGAAGGCCTCGACGTGCGCGTGGTCGCCGCACCGGCCGGCATCGACACCTCGACGGAACTCGTCGCCGGCGCGATTCAGGGCGCGGTCGGCTTCTACGATCACACGATCGAACTGCAAAGCCACGGCCTCGACGTGCAGTCGGTTGTGCTGCTCGGACGCTCGGCGGGTCTGATCGAGCTGGCGCGCCGCGACGGCAACATGAAATCGATGGCGGACGCGAAAGGGCGGCGGCTCGGCGTGACCGGCTTCGGCTCGTCGACCTACTTTCTCACGCGCTATCTGGTCGAACGCGCGGGTGTGTCGCCCGGCGCGTACACGATCGTGCCGCTCGCCAGCGAAGCGGCGTTCGAGCAGGCGATCGTCGACGGCAAGGTCGATGCCGGGATGATCGAAGAACCCACCGCAACACGAATGCTGATGCGCGGCGAAGCGCGTCCGCTCGCCGACATGCGCAGCGTCGAAGACTCGCGCGCGCAGCTGGGCGGCACGTACGCCGGCCCTTGTCTCTACATGCAGCGTCGCTGGGTCGACACGCATCCGGGCGAAACGGCGCGGCTCGTGCACGCCGTCGTCGACGCGCTGCGTTTCATCCAGAGCCACAGCGAAGCCGAGATCGCCGCCGCCGTGCCCGCGTCGATCCGTGGCGACGACGTCGCGACCTACCAGCAGGCGCTCACGATCGCGAAGCCCGCGTATGCGCCCGCAGGCGCGATGCCGGCCGACGCACCGTCGACTGTGCTGGCCATCCTCTCGCGCGTCGATCCGGACGTGTCCGAGCGACACGTCGATCTCGCGCGCACCTACACCAACCGTTTCGTCGAGGCCGCCTCTGCCGGCACGGCGGACGCACCCGCTGCGGGATCGCGCTAG
- a CDS encoding DUF5677 domain-containing protein, whose amino-acid sequence MANGFNDVGFLGDDLDGWRESVHAEFPASFAIADRMNRIGMRMMREFHFDDPTEAHLLAVAAFYRSLQSFQSAILLAERGALAEARSLARLCCEAVILMGGLLKVEGTVGKLHEDHAKHCLSMANAMIHMNRDGNTGANLAPFEQEVAKVMAEYPNRPHSIVWSSLAVQAGLAKLFELAYRFPSGDGAHITLAALHRHYKEEDGVTCTIFHPDRSDLRSTLLAANASLVHLLALAHEFMGMDKYEAEMRDLVLQWAASRNELGLQ is encoded by the coding sequence ATGGCCAACGGCTTTAATGATGTGGGATTTCTTGGCGATGACCTTGATGGGTGGCGCGAATCCGTTCACGCCGAATTTCCCGCATCGTTTGCCATAGCAGATCGGATGAATCGCATCGGCATGCGCATGATGCGTGAGTTCCATTTCGATGATCCTACCGAGGCGCATCTACTTGCGGTTGCGGCCTTCTACCGATCGTTACAGTCGTTTCAATCCGCAATCTTGCTTGCGGAGCGTGGTGCCCTGGCTGAGGCACGTTCGCTGGCGCGTCTGTGCTGCGAAGCGGTTATTCTGATGGGCGGCCTGCTCAAAGTCGAAGGCACTGTTGGAAAGCTCCACGAAGACCATGCGAAGCATTGTCTATCAATGGCTAACGCAATGATCCACATGAACCGCGACGGGAATACAGGAGCTAACCTGGCACCCTTCGAGCAGGAAGTCGCCAAGGTCATGGCGGAGTATCCAAACAGACCACATTCAATCGTGTGGTCCAGTCTGGCCGTGCAGGCGGGCTTGGCAAAGCTCTTCGAACTCGCCTATCGCTTTCCGTCTGGCGATGGAGCACACATAACGTTGGCCGCGCTACACCGCCACTACAAGGAGGAGGATGGCGTCACTTGCACCATCTTTCATCCGGACAGGTCAGATCTGCGATCCACGCTGCTCGCTGCCAATGCATCGCTGGTTCATCTGCTGGCGTTGGCGCACGAGTTCATGGGAATGGACAAATATGAAGCTGAAATGCGCGATCTGGTTTTGCAGTGGGCCGCCAGCCGGAATGAACTCGGTCTTCAGTAG
- a CDS encoding GolD/DthD family dehydrogenase yields the protein MSIQYDMSLRHGVDFDFRLDGKVAVVTGGLGGIAMATNAALIAKGARVAILYPSFEEPRVQAAIDELGAANAQAFACDVANEADVERAINAAAAHFGDLHLLVNAAGCITLTPAVDIGFDEWQRQIGVNLTGPFLCSKHFARHVLASGHGGKIVNIASQAATVAIDQHCAYTSAKAGLIGMTKVLAKEWAARGITVNTVSPTVVLTPMGAAAWDGEKGEAMKKLIPVGRFAYTDEIAAAILFLLSNGADMITGADIMIDGGYTIC from the coding sequence GTGAGCATCCAGTACGACATGTCGCTGCGTCACGGCGTCGATTTCGATTTCCGGCTGGACGGCAAGGTCGCGGTGGTGACGGGCGGCCTCGGCGGCATCGCGATGGCGACCAACGCGGCATTGATCGCAAAGGGCGCGCGCGTCGCGATTCTGTACCCGAGCTTCGAAGAGCCGCGCGTGCAGGCCGCGATCGACGAACTGGGCGCAGCCAACGCGCAAGCCTTCGCATGCGACGTCGCGAACGAAGCCGACGTCGAACGCGCAATCAACGCAGCGGCCGCGCATTTCGGCGACCTGCATCTGCTCGTCAACGCGGCGGGCTGCATCACGCTGACGCCGGCCGTCGACATCGGCTTCGACGAATGGCAGCGGCAGATCGGCGTCAATCTCACGGGGCCGTTCCTCTGCTCGAAGCATTTCGCGCGTCACGTGCTGGCAAGCGGCCACGGCGGCAAGATCGTCAACATCGCGTCGCAGGCGGCGACGGTCGCGATCGATCAGCACTGCGCATACACGTCGGCGAAAGCGGGCTTGATCGGGATGACGAAGGTGCTCGCGAAAGAGTGGGCCGCGCGCGGCATCACGGTGAACACGGTATCGCCGACGGTGGTGCTCACGCCGATGGGCGCGGCCGCGTGGGACGGCGAGAAGGGCGAGGCGATGAAGAAGCTGATTCCGGTCGGCCGCTTCGCCTACACCGACGAAATCGCCGCCGCGATCCTGTTCCTGCTGTCGAACGGCGCGGACATGATCACCGGCGCCGACATCATGATCGATGGGGGTTACACGATTTGCTGA
- a CDS encoding integrase arm-type DNA-binding domain-containing protein, producing MAERKRGTSTYDDSDIYKWLADQSESTKLLDEFGLEFERRVLTDGRTTARMSISYVSPHTDGKWAGKERRYSCGTFPSDSIEGAHLQIEKMDALLAQGIDPNDERDGGRPRVGDGMGPEGKHGGGSGE from the coding sequence ATGGCAGAGCGAAAACGCGGAACGAGTACCTATGACGACTCGGACATTTACAAATGGTTGGCCGATCAGAGCGAGTCTACTAAACTTCTCGACGAGTTCGGTCTTGAGTTTGAGCGGCGAGTCCTGACGGACGGGCGAACAACCGCACGGATGTCTATTTCTTACGTCTCTCCGCACACAGATGGAAAGTGGGCTGGTAAGGAGCGGCGCTATAGCTGTGGGACGTTTCCGAGTGACTCGATCGAAGGCGCTCATCTTCAGATTGAAAAGATGGACGCACTACTGGCGCAGGGCATCGACCCGAACGATGAGCGGGATGGGGGCCGTCCGAGAGTAGGCGATGGAATGGGTCCGGAGGGGAAGCATGGAGGAGGTTCTGGTGAGTGA
- a CDS encoding transketolase family protein, producing MRNLADLRDGAVSALSRLTAAGQDIIVMVADSTSTSKIGPFLDTYPERVINVGIAEQNMVGMAAGLALGGHIVFTANAAPFLVGRANEQVKNDVCYSATNVKMLGLNAGVAYGPLASTHHAIDDISIMSGFGNVQIFAPCDDVEVVQMIDYAASFDGPVYIRLDNAKFPVVHDTSYRFEPGRPDVLIEGSGVAVVALGSVVGEALDACERLQKDGLHPTLVNLSSIRPLDHDALAAILERHDAVITVEEHSLHGGIGAIVALAMARRQIRGRLTTLGVTEGEFAHYGTRKGIRRHYGIDADGIEKALRAGFGH from the coding sequence ATGCGTAATCTCGCGGATCTGCGCGACGGCGCGGTCAGTGCGCTGAGCCGTCTGACGGCCGCGGGTCAGGACATCATCGTGATGGTCGCGGACTCGACGTCGACATCGAAGATCGGCCCGTTCCTCGACACCTACCCGGAGCGCGTGATCAACGTCGGCATCGCCGAGCAGAACATGGTCGGGATGGCGGCGGGTCTCGCGCTCGGCGGGCACATCGTTTTTACCGCGAACGCGGCGCCGTTTCTCGTCGGCCGCGCAAACGAGCAGGTGAAGAACGACGTCTGCTACAGCGCGACGAACGTGAAGATGCTCGGGCTCAACGCGGGTGTCGCGTACGGTCCGCTCGCGTCGACGCATCACGCGATCGACGACATCTCGATCATGAGCGGCTTCGGCAACGTGCAGATTTTTGCGCCGTGCGACGACGTGGAAGTCGTGCAGATGATCGACTACGCGGCATCGTTCGATGGCCCGGTGTACATCCGCCTCGACAACGCGAAGTTTCCGGTTGTCCACGACACGTCGTATCGCTTCGAACCGGGCCGTCCCGACGTGCTGATCGAAGGCAGCGGCGTCGCGGTCGTCGCGCTGGGCTCGGTGGTCGGCGAAGCGCTCGACGCGTGCGAACGGCTGCAGAAAGACGGCCTCCATCCGACGCTCGTGAATCTCTCGTCGATCCGGCCGCTCGATCACGATGCGCTCGCCGCGATCCTCGAGCGTCACGACGCGGTGATCACCGTTGAAGAGCATTCGCTGCACGGCGGCATCGGCGCGATCGTCGCGCTTGCGATGGCGCGTCGTCAGATTCGCGGCCGCCTCACGACGCTCGGCGTGACCGAAGGCGAGTTCGCGCATTACGGCACGCGCAAGGGCATTCGCCGTCATTACGGCATCGACGCCGACGGTATCGAAAAAGCACTGCGCGCCGGGTTCGGACACTGA
- a CDS encoding quinone oxidoreductase family protein, which produces MRAIQIHEYGGPDVLRRVEIDVPKPGPGDVLVRVVTAGINFMDVHTRQGKYRDSRTYPVRIPCTLGMEGAGEVVEVGAGVTALRAGDRVAWCIAWGAYADYAVVPAARLAKLPDGVAYDIAAAAIFQGSTAHYLLEDVAHIGEGSTCLVHAASGGIGQLLVQLAKRRGAEVFATTSSPDKAAIAKARGADHVLMYEDGGFADRVRELTHGKGVDVVFDAVGRTTLRDSFRATRTRGLVVNYGSVTGPMRDLDPYELGEAGSLFLTRPRLADHLADAQTVQRRADDVFAAILQGALQVEINGRYTLDTVEAAHAALEERRQAGKAVMDIG; this is translated from the coding sequence ATGCGAGCCATCCAGATCCACGAATACGGCGGCCCCGACGTGCTTCGGCGCGTCGAGATCGACGTACCGAAACCGGGCCCGGGCGACGTGCTCGTGCGCGTCGTCACGGCCGGTATCAACTTCATGGACGTGCACACGCGGCAAGGCAAGTACCGCGATTCGCGCACCTACCCCGTGCGGATTCCGTGCACGCTCGGGATGGAAGGCGCGGGCGAAGTCGTCGAAGTCGGTGCGGGCGTCACGGCGTTGCGCGCGGGCGATCGCGTCGCATGGTGTATCGCGTGGGGCGCGTATGCGGACTACGCGGTGGTGCCGGCCGCGCGTCTCGCGAAGCTGCCGGACGGCGTCGCCTATGACATCGCCGCCGCCGCGATCTTCCAGGGATCGACGGCGCATTATCTGCTCGAAGACGTCGCGCACATCGGCGAGGGCAGCACCTGTCTCGTGCACGCAGCGTCCGGCGGCATCGGTCAGTTGCTCGTGCAGCTGGCGAAACGGCGCGGCGCGGAAGTGTTCGCGACGACCAGTTCGCCCGACAAAGCCGCGATCGCAAAGGCGCGCGGCGCCGATCACGTGTTGATGTACGAAGACGGCGGTTTTGCGGATCGCGTGCGCGAACTGACCCACGGTAAAGGCGTCGACGTGGTGTTCGACGCAGTCGGCCGCACGACGCTGCGCGACAGTTTTCGTGCGACGCGCACGCGCGGTCTCGTCGTCAACTACGGCTCGGTGACGGGTCCGATGCGCGACCTCGATCCGTACGAACTCGGCGAAGCGGGTTCGCTGTTTCTCACTCGTCCGCGCCTCGCCGATCATCTCGCCGATGCGCAAACCGTTCAGCGTCGCGCCGACGATGTCTTCGCAGCGATCCTGCAAGGCGCGCTACAGGTGGAAATCAACGGCCGCTACACGCTCGATACCGTCGAAGCGGCTCACGCGGCGCTCGAAGAGCGTCGTCAGGCGGGCAAGGCCGTGATGGATATCGGCTAG